From one Pseudomonas sp. B21-048 genomic stretch:
- a CDS encoding BatD family protein: MTRFTAFLLALLPALLLCTVQAQAAGLVASVDRSRLNSGETVELTLETSDVTQFGKPDLAPLEPLFEVRGTRQVNQLNTLNGDTQATTRWIITLLPRQNGSVVIPSLQLGDTQSQPITVQVIESETLDSSNTLAPVFIEASLDQNSVYVQAQAILTLRIYHSVSLYDDSSLTPLQIPDARIEQLGESRTYEKVINGLRHGVIEMRYAIYPQHSGELTIPAQMFSATPVDTRPSQDATPQGPKPGKQMRVKSAEIPLTVKAKPGTYPADVPWLPARSLSLSESWSPEPDHAQVGDSLTRSLTLNAEGLASSQLPPLPATEINGLRRYPDQPVLGNQSSERGLIGSREDREALVPTRTGNIDLPSVEVVWWNTFEDHLEHSSLPARTLQVASNPSLIVDSPAGNPQVMSGASNEALWWWKLSTVILACTTLLGFGLWWRARSQPAILRAAQTGPSPRTLLDDLKRACQANDSHATRQALDAWARQQPETLADMAARFVPLSDALDGLNGALYSETGQYWQGEDLWRAIRAIPTVEGVQDLVGDTGLPPLYPK, from the coding sequence ATGACCCGCTTCACCGCCTTCTTGCTCGCATTGCTGCCCGCCCTGTTGCTCTGCACCGTTCAGGCCCAGGCTGCGGGGCTGGTCGCCAGCGTCGATCGCAGCCGCCTGAATTCCGGCGAGACGGTCGAGCTGACCCTGGAAACCAGCGACGTGACCCAGTTCGGCAAACCCGACCTGGCCCCGCTGGAACCGCTGTTCGAGGTGCGCGGCACTCGTCAAGTCAACCAACTGAATACGCTCAATGGCGACACTCAAGCGACCACGCGCTGGATCATCACGCTGTTGCCCCGGCAAAATGGCAGCGTGGTCATTCCATCGCTGCAACTGGGCGACACCCAGAGCCAGCCGATTACCGTGCAGGTGATCGAGAGCGAAACCCTGGACAGCAGCAACACACTGGCGCCGGTGTTCATCGAGGCCAGTCTCGACCAGAACAGTGTCTATGTGCAGGCCCAGGCGATCCTGACCTTGCGCATCTACCATTCGGTGTCCTTGTACGACGACAGCAGCCTGACTCCTTTGCAGATTCCCGATGCGCGCATCGAACAGCTGGGCGAGTCGCGCACCTACGAAAAAGTCATCAACGGATTGCGCCATGGCGTGATCGAAATGCGCTACGCGATCTACCCGCAACACAGTGGCGAATTGACCATTCCGGCACAGATGTTCAGTGCCACGCCGGTCGATACCCGGCCGTCCCAGGATGCAACACCTCAAGGGCCGAAACCGGGCAAGCAGATGCGCGTCAAATCCGCCGAGATCCCGCTGACGGTCAAGGCCAAACCCGGCACATATCCGGCCGATGTTCCGTGGCTGCCGGCCCGCAGCCTGAGCCTGAGCGAAAGCTGGAGCCCGGAACCGGATCATGCGCAGGTCGGCGACTCGCTGACCCGCAGCTTGACCTTGAACGCCGAAGGCCTCGCCAGTTCGCAATTGCCACCGCTGCCCGCCACCGAGATCAACGGCCTGCGGCGTTACCCGGATCAACCGGTGCTGGGCAACCAGAGCAGCGAACGCGGCTTGATCGGCAGCCGCGAGGACCGTGAAGCCCTGGTGCCAACCCGCACCGGCAACATTGATTTGCCGAGCGTTGAAGTGGTCTGGTGGAACACCTTCGAGGATCACCTGGAACACAGCAGCCTGCCGGCCCGCACACTGCAAGTGGCGAGCAATCCGAGCCTGATCGTCGATAGCCCGGCGGGCAACCCGCAGGTCATGTCCGGCGCCAGCAACGAAGCCCTCTGGTGGTGGAAACTCAGCACTGTGATTCTGGCCTGCACCACCCTGCTGGGCTTCGGCCTCTGGTGGCGCGCCCGCTCGCAACCGGCGATCCTGCGAGCGGCGCAGACCGGCCCGAGCCCACGCACCTTGCTCGACGACCTCAAACGCGCCTGCCAGGCCAACGATTCCCACGCCACCCGCCAGGCCCTCGACGCCTGGGCCCGGCAACAACCGGAAACCCTGGCCGACATGGCGGCGCGTTTTGTGCCGCTGTCCGATGCGCTGGACGGCCTGAACGGCGCGCTGTACAGCGAAACCGGCCAGTACTGGCAGGGCGAGGATCTCTGGCGCGCGATTCGTGCGATCCCGACGGTCGAAGGGGTTCAAGATCTGGTTGGCGATACTGGGTTGCCGCCGCTTTATCCCAAATAG
- a CDS encoding VWA domain-containing protein — protein sequence MIALWPHWFRPWWLLLLPLLGWLLWQLWHRQKRAGRWQMILPPAFHAALLSGGSGRESKLPWVALGLAWVLTVLALLGPSWQRVEQTSQKPADPLVVLLELTPEMLATDSAPNRLEQARRKLFDLLQNRSDAQTAIIVYAGSAHTLVPLSDDLATSRNLLEALKPSLMPQAGHRADLAVTKALALLDQGALGQGRILLIGSSLTEQERQGIRQALDDKPTPFLMLGIGTAEGAPVAQDDGSFLKDDVGAILVPHLDGPSLKAFATGLGGRYRQARLDDADLRGLGLLDGPRDLRNDGQTLRLDTWADQGYWLLLPLLLLAACAGRRGWLFCLPLLFLLPQPSYAFDFEDLWLRPDQQGLHLLKQKRPAEAAQHFEDAQWQGVALYEAGDYSGAAQRFAESNDAHAHYNRGNALAKSGELEAALDAYEQALERQPDLRPALTNKALVESLLKQKASTPPVEPDKTAEGKTETITQEPPPGSATQPSNGEPKTDAEQTTPDAEQPPTTPPQPGANEVPGSELGDEQSTTPPRSPASDMIEGEQRQALEQWLRKIPDDPGELLRRKFWYEQQQHQDQGKTR from the coding sequence ATGATTGCCCTCTGGCCGCACTGGTTCCGCCCCTGGTGGCTGCTGTTGTTGCCGTTGCTGGGCTGGTTGCTCTGGCAACTCTGGCACCGGCAGAAACGCGCCGGCCGCTGGCAAATGATTCTGCCGCCGGCCTTCCATGCCGCGCTGCTCAGCGGTGGCAGCGGTCGTGAAAGCAAACTGCCGTGGGTTGCCCTGGGCCTGGCCTGGGTGCTGACCGTGCTGGCCCTGCTGGGACCGAGCTGGCAGCGCGTCGAGCAAACCAGCCAGAAACCTGCCGACCCGCTGGTGGTGTTGCTTGAGCTGACCCCGGAAATGCTCGCCACCGACAGTGCACCCAACAGGCTGGAACAAGCCCGACGCAAACTGTTCGACTTGCTGCAAAACCGCAGCGACGCGCAGACCGCAATCATCGTCTACGCCGGCAGCGCTCATACCTTGGTGCCGCTGTCGGATGACCTGGCCACCAGTCGCAACTTGCTGGAAGCACTCAAGCCATCGCTGATGCCCCAGGCCGGTCATCGTGCCGATCTGGCGGTGACCAAAGCCCTTGCGCTGCTGGATCAAGGCGCCCTTGGCCAGGGTCGAATCCTGCTGATCGGTTCGTCGCTGACGGAACAGGAACGCCAAGGGATTCGTCAGGCCCTGGACGACAAGCCCACGCCATTTCTGATGCTGGGTATCGGCACCGCCGAAGGTGCGCCGGTCGCGCAGGACGACGGCTCTTTCCTCAAGGATGACGTGGGCGCAATTCTGGTGCCGCACCTGGACGGCCCCAGCCTGAAAGCCTTTGCCACCGGTCTGGGCGGACGTTATCGCCAGGCGCGCCTGGACGATGCCGATTTGCGCGGTCTTGGCTTGCTCGACGGCCCACGGGATCTGCGCAACGACGGCCAGACATTGCGCCTCGACACCTGGGCCGATCAGGGCTACTGGCTGCTGCTGCCACTGTTATTGCTGGCCGCCTGTGCCGGACGCCGGGGTTGGCTATTCTGCCTGCCGCTGCTGTTCCTGTTGCCGCAACCGAGTTACGCCTTCGATTTCGAAGACTTGTGGTTGCGGCCCGATCAGCAGGGCCTGCACTTGCTCAAACAAAAGCGCCCGGCCGAGGCTGCACAGCATTTTGAAGATGCTCAATGGCAAGGCGTGGCGCTTTATGAAGCCGGCGACTACAGTGGCGCCGCTCAGCGGTTTGCCGAAAGCAATGACGCCCACGCCCACTACAATCGGGGCAACGCCCTGGCCAAAAGCGGTGAGCTGGAAGCAGCGCTGGATGCTTACGAACAAGCGCTGGAACGTCAACCGGATCTGCGCCCGGCCCTGACCAACAAGGCACTGGTGGAAAGTCTGCTCAAACAGAAGGCCTCAACGCCGCCCGTCGAGCCGGACAAAACCGCCGAGGGCAAAACCGAAACCATCACCCAGGAACCGCCGCCGGGCAGCGCCACCCAACCCAGCAATGGCGAGCCGAAAACCGACGCCGAGCAAACCACGCCGGACGCCGAGCAGCCGCCCACGACGCCACCGCAACCGGGCGCCAATGAAGTCCCGGGCAGCGAGTTAGGGGATGAGCAAAGCACCACGCCACCCCGCTCCCCCGCCAGCGACATGATCGAAGGCGAACAGCGCCAGGCACTGGAGCAATGGCTGCGCAAAATCCCGGATGACCCCGGCGAACTGCTCAGACGTAAATTCTGGTACGAACAGCAACAACATCAGGATCAGGGAAAAACTCGATGA
- a CDS encoding exonuclease SbcCD subunit D C-terminal domain-containing protein — protein sequence MRLFHTSDWHLGQNLHGQERDFEHACFLEWLLRQLKLDQPDVLLIAGDIFDTVNPPVKAQERLYDFIVSAHEQQPLLTIVMIAGNHDSGSRIELPAPLMRRLRTHALGRVLWLDDGQLDAERLLLPLPDASGEIAAWCLALPFLRPAEVTGAHLGDNYLRGIGQVHEWLIEAANVKRKPGQALIAISHAHMAGGSVSEDSERSLIIGNAEALPASLFGPSISYVALGHLHKPQKVNGEERIRYCGSPIPLSFSEINYQHQILDIQLDGETLVSVEPRLIPRSVHLQRLGSAPLAEILLQLADLPNIDLLADIQRQPWLEVRVRLDEPQPDLRHQVETALQGKAVRLVRIAAEYAGNGSRDGVDDGTTLIELDQMTPQELFSRAWQDNYGSEVDEQTLKDFAELLQDVQMESEQP from the coding sequence TTGCGTCTGTTTCACACCTCCGACTGGCACCTTGGGCAGAACCTGCACGGCCAGGAACGCGATTTCGAGCACGCTTGCTTCCTTGAATGGCTGTTGCGCCAGCTGAAGCTGGACCAGCCCGATGTGCTGCTGATCGCCGGCGATATCTTTGACACGGTCAATCCGCCGGTCAAAGCCCAGGAACGCCTTTACGACTTTATCGTCAGCGCCCACGAACAGCAGCCCTTGCTGACCATCGTGATGATCGCCGGCAACCATGACTCCGGCTCGCGAATCGAATTGCCCGCGCCGTTGATGCGGCGCTTGCGCACTCACGCCCTCGGTCGCGTGCTGTGGCTCGATGACGGTCAACTGGATGCCGAACGCCTGTTGCTGCCGTTGCCTGATGCCAGCGGCGAAATTGCCGCCTGGTGCCTGGCGCTGCCATTCCTGCGCCCCGCCGAAGTGACCGGTGCGCATTTGGGCGATAACTACTTGCGCGGCATCGGCCAGGTTCATGAATGGCTGATCGAAGCGGCCAACGTTAAGCGCAAGCCGGGCCAGGCGCTGATCGCCATCAGCCATGCGCACATGGCTGGCGGTTCGGTTTCGGAAGATTCCGAGCGTAGTCTGATCATCGGCAACGCCGAAGCCCTGCCCGCCAGTCTGTTCGGGCCGAGCATCAGCTATGTCGCCCTCGGGCATTTGCACAAGCCGCAGAAGGTCAACGGTGAAGAGCGCATCCGCTACTGCGGCTCGCCGATTCCGTTGTCGTTCTCCGAGATCAATTACCAGCATCAGATTCTCGATATTCAGCTCGATGGCGAAACATTGGTCAGCGTCGAACCGCGCCTGATTCCGCGTTCCGTCCACTTGCAACGCCTCGGCTCCGCGCCGTTGGCGGAGATCCTGCTGCAACTGGCCGACCTGCCCAACATCGATCTGCTCGCCGATATCCAGCGCCAGCCGTGGCTGGAGGTGCGGGTCCGCCTCGACGAACCGCAACCAGACCTGCGCCATCAAGTGGAAACGGCGCTGCAAGGCAAAGCCGTGCGGCTGGTGCGGATTGCCGCCGAATATGCCGGCAATGGCAGCCGCGACGGCGTCGATGACGGCACAACCTTGATCGAACTGGATCAGATGACGCCGCAGGAACTGTTCAGCCGCGCCTGGCAGGACAACTACGGCAGCGAGGTCGACGAGCAAACGCTCAAGGACTTCGCCGAGCTGTTGCAAGACGTGCAGATGGAGAGCGAACAGCCATGA
- a CDS encoding AAA family ATPase → MKILAIRLKNLASLAGPFEIDFTAEPLASAGLFAITGPTGAGKSTLLDALCLALFGAVPRLSNAQTSAKTPDADGEISTGDPRTLLRRGTGEGFAEVDFVGIDGRRYRARWEANRAREKAGGKLQASRQSLRDIDQDQLLASQKLEFKSQIESVLGLNFEQFTRAVMLAQSEFSAFLKADDNDRSELLEKLTDTALYTRLGRRAFDKTKEAREAHKLLQDQATGVTPLSPEARAELDERFNDAQQQLKTQQAQLKQLELQHTWLKELRQVQDAQQSATEQLHSAQQHWNSLAGERLKLTRLEQLAPQRHQFARKTELTAQLTPLAAQIQQYRQQQSELTERQTQLEQSLSTAQTALTQAQSQHTSSAPLLRQAFEEQSTLSRLVKDAALSADLKQQAEQACTQGQGAIQGLLDQQKQVAERLQRIAGELEQSTHLAPLSDAWNAYRDRLQQLMLIGNRLNKGQAELAALEQSAARAAEELATQRQSLEVLYKEAGAEPEAVAEQIQILGSLLQDNRKQLRAFEELTRLWASQQELDKRGAELQQRQLAAQQDRDRLTQDGVKTKAELTVAEQTLTVTRELLERQRLARSASVEELRAQLQDDQPCPVCGSPDHPYHQPEALLQSLGRHDESEQANAQKAVDLLKEKLTDLRAEVGGLIAQQKELLQQQEQLAAQQQGLTPSLEAHPLSAQLLAQDVSKRDAWLTQQSSQLNQSITQDEQRQTTLLTLQQDAARLAQQLRNAETASQQATQHLINQQRELSSDRHRLDEDLKAFSTLLPADTLEALRNEPAATFMQLDRQIVQRLEQLDQQREELSEQQQRQQTLEKEQYQQQTRTQQLDAAQQQFTALAGQQQACQEKLTQLLGEHASAEQWQQQLDQAVEQARSAEATANQELQTVRTRLVQLAAELKAQQERSQALETEDRELSGKIADWRAQHAELDDGGLEDLLSVDDQQLSELRQQLQQSEHDITQAKVLLQERDQRLLDHQAQHNGNLDTEQLATTLAELQNLFAASEHRCAELRAEQAEDQRRQNANQALAQQIADAYTEYQRWARLNALIGSATGDTFRKIAQAYNLDLLVHHANVQLRQLVRRYRLKRGGSMLGLLVMDTEMGDELRSVHSLSGGETFLVSLALALGLASMASSTLKIESLFIDEGFGSLDPESLQLAMDALDGLQAQGRKVAVISHVQEMHERIPVQIQVHRQGNGLSTLEVK, encoded by the coding sequence ATGAAGATCCTCGCGATCCGCCTGAAAAACCTCGCCTCCCTGGCCGGGCCGTTTGAAATCGACTTCACCGCTGAGCCCTTGGCCAGTGCCGGCCTGTTCGCGATCACCGGGCCGACCGGCGCCGGCAAAAGCACACTGCTTGATGCGCTGTGTCTGGCGCTGTTTGGTGCCGTGCCGCGCCTGAGCAATGCTCAAACGTCCGCCAAGACGCCGGACGCCGACGGTGAAATCAGCACGGGCGACCCGCGCACGCTGTTGCGTCGCGGCACCGGTGAAGGCTTTGCCGAAGTGGATTTTGTGGGCATCGATGGCCGCCGTTATCGCGCACGCTGGGAAGCCAATCGCGCCCGGGAAAAGGCCGGCGGCAAGCTGCAAGCCAGTCGCCAGAGCCTTCGCGACATCGATCAGGATCAACTGCTCGCCAGTCAGAAACTTGAATTCAAAAGCCAGATTGAATCCGTACTGGGCCTGAACTTCGAACAGTTCACCCGCGCCGTCATGCTGGCTCAGAGCGAGTTCAGCGCCTTCCTCAAGGCGGACGACAACGACCGCAGCGAACTGCTGGAAAAACTCACCGACACCGCGCTCTACACCCGTCTCGGTCGTCGTGCTTTTGACAAGACCAAAGAAGCTCGCGAAGCGCACAAGCTGTTGCAGGATCAGGCCACTGGGGTCACACCGCTGTCGCCGGAAGCCCGAGCCGAGCTGGATGAGCGCTTCAACGACGCTCAGCAGCAACTCAAGACCCAGCAGGCACAGCTCAAACAGCTGGAGTTGCAACACACCTGGCTCAAGGAACTGCGCCAGGTGCAGGACGCGCAGCAGAGCGCCACCGAGCAATTGCACTCCGCCCAGCAACACTGGAACAGCCTGGCCGGTGAGCGCTTGAAGCTGACCCGTCTGGAGCAACTGGCCCCGCAACGGCATCAGTTCGCACGCAAGACCGAACTCACCGCCCAGCTCACGCCGTTGGCAGCGCAGATTCAGCAGTACAGGCAACAGCAAAGCGAGCTGACCGAGCGACAGACTCAACTCGAACAGAGCCTGAGCACCGCACAAACGGCGCTGACCCAAGCGCAAAGCCAACACACCTCCAGCGCGCCCCTGCTGCGTCAGGCCTTCGAAGAGCAAAGCACCCTCTCCCGTCTGGTCAAGGACGCCGCCCTCAGTGCCGACCTCAAGCAGCAGGCGGAACAGGCCTGCACTCAGGGCCAGGGGGCGATTCAGGGTTTGCTCGACCAACAGAAACAGGTCGCCGAACGGTTGCAGCGGATTGCCGGTGAGCTTGAGCAAAGCACTCATCTGGCACCATTGAGCGATGCCTGGAACGCCTACCGCGATCGCCTGCAACAACTGATGCTGATCGGTAATCGCCTGAACAAGGGCCAGGCCGAACTGGCCGCTCTGGAGCAAAGCGCCGCCCGCGCCGCCGAGGAACTGGCCACACAGCGCCAGAGCCTAGAGGTGTTGTACAAAGAAGCCGGCGCCGAGCCTGAAGCGGTGGCTGAGCAGATTCAGATCCTCGGCAGCCTGCTGCAGGACAACCGCAAGCAACTGCGAGCCTTTGAAGAGTTGACGCGACTGTGGGCCAGCCAGCAGGAACTGGACAAGCGCGGTGCCGAGCTTCAGCAGCGGCAACTCGCCGCTCAGCAAGACCGCGATCGTCTGACCCAGGACGGCGTGAAAACCAAGGCCGAACTGACTGTCGCCGAACAGACCCTGACCGTCACCCGCGAACTGCTGGAGCGTCAACGTCTGGCGCGCAGTGCCAGCGTCGAAGAACTGCGCGCGCAGTTGCAAGACGATCAGCCGTGCCCGGTTTGTGGCAGCCCGGACCATCCTTATCATCAACCCGAAGCCTTGCTGCAAAGCCTCGGTCGGCATGATGAAAGCGAACAGGCCAACGCTCAGAAAGCCGTCGACCTGCTCAAGGAAAAACTCACCGATCTGCGCGCTGAAGTCGGCGGTTTGATTGCTCAGCAAAAGGAATTGCTGCAACAGCAAGAACAGCTCGCGGCTCAACAACAAGGCCTGACGCCAAGCCTGGAAGCGCACCCACTGTCCGCTCAACTGCTGGCCCAGGACGTAAGCAAACGCGATGCCTGGCTGACGCAACAAAGCAGCCAGTTGAACCAAAGCATCACCCAGGACGAACAACGGCAAACCACCCTGCTCACTTTGCAACAGGATGCCGCGCGCCTTGCGCAGCAACTGCGCAATGCCGAAACGGCGAGTCAGCAAGCAACACAACACCTGATTAACCAACAACGTGAATTGAGCAGTGATCGCCATCGTCTGGACGAAGATCTGAAGGCGTTCAGCACCCTGCTGCCAGCCGACACGCTGGAGGCCTTGCGCAACGAACCCGCCGCGACCTTCATGCAGCTCGACCGGCAGATCGTCCAGCGTCTGGAACAACTTGACCAGCAGCGCGAAGAACTCAGCGAACAGCAACAGCGCCAGCAGACGCTGGAGAAAGAGCAGTACCAACAGCAGACCCGCACCCAGCAGTTGGACGCCGCGCAACAGCAGTTCACCGCGCTGGCCGGGCAGCAACAGGCTTGCCAGGAAAAACTGACGCAACTGCTGGGCGAACATGCCAGCGCTGAACAGTGGCAGCAGCAACTGGATCAGGCCGTCGAGCAGGCGCGCAGTGCCGAAGCGACGGCCAATCAGGAACTGCAAACCGTGCGCACGCGGTTGGTGCAATTGGCCGCCGAACTCAAGGCGCAGCAGGAACGTTCGCAGGCTCTGGAAACTGAAGATCGCGAGCTGAGCGGCAAAATTGCCGACTGGCGTGCGCAGCATGCAGAGCTTGACGACGGTGGACTGGAAGATCTGTTGAGCGTCGACGACCAACAGCTCAGCGAGCTGCGACAACAATTGCAGCAAAGCGAACACGACATCACGCAAGCCAAGGTGCTGCTGCAGGAGCGCGATCAACGCTTGCTCGATCATCAGGCGCAGCACAACGGCAATCTCGACACCGAACAACTGGCCACGACGCTGGCCGAGCTGCAAAACCTGTTCGCCGCCAGCGAACATCGTTGCGCCGAATTGCGCGCAGAACAGGCCGAGGATCAGCGTCGCCAGAATGCCAATCAGGCACTGGCGCAACAGATCGCCGACGCCTATACCGAATACCAGCGCTGGGCACGGCTTAATGCATTGATCGGTTCGGCCACCGGCGACACCTTCCGCAAGATCGCCCAGGCCTATAACCTCGACCTGCTGGTGCATCACGCCAACGTCCAGTTGCGGCAACTGGTGCGACGCTATCGCCTGAAACGTGGCGGCAGCATGCTCGGGTTATTGGTGATGGACACCGAGATGGGCGATGAACTGCGCTCGGTGCATTCGCTGTCCGGCGGCGAGACGTTCCTGGTGTCACTGGCGTTGGCGCTCGGTTTGGCGTCGATGGCGTCGAGCACGCTGAAAATCGAATCGTTATTTATCGACGAAGGCTTCGGCAGCCTCGATCCAGAATCCCTGCAACTGGCCATGGACGCCCTCGACGGCCTGCAAGCGCAGGGACGCAAGGTCGCGGTGATTTCCCACGTGCAGGAAATGCATGAACGGATTCCGGTGCAGATTCAGGTTCACCGTCAAGGCAACGGCCTGAGTACGCTGGAGGTGAAATGA
- a CDS encoding lactonase family protein: MRNLWPLLMAGSVAAMGVQAAPADSYELLVGSYTAGQSQGIYRLNFDSRTGQIDAKPLQVVKSANPSWLTVSKDQRRLFVVNENGPGQSDPVGRVSSYAIDPKTHELSLISQVQTLGSEPTHSSVSGDASHLFVSNYSVAEDPGGTLAVLPVGTDGTLKPVVQMSSHPSSRVNPERQKSAHVHSVVSSPDGQYVFSNDLGADKIFVYRFDPKANPERPLTAAKPASVQLPPGSGPRHLLFSADGKHAWLTLEMSAQVAVFDYRDGTLEQTQLVDLAAGLPTSGKAAAALHASADGKFLYVSNRGTTNQLLVFAIDPATGHLKELQRRSVDGDHPREFSLDPSGKFVLIANQKSNQIVVVERDAKTGLLGKTVQKLPMDAPSDLKFLVRQ; encoded by the coding sequence ATGCGTAACCTCTGGCCACTGTTGATGGCCGGCAGCGTCGCCGCAATGGGCGTGCAAGCGGCCCCGGCCGACAGTTACGAGTTGCTGGTGGGCTCCTACACCGCCGGGCAGAGCCAAGGGATTTATCGCCTGAACTTCGACAGCCGCACCGGGCAGATCGACGCCAAACCCCTGCAAGTGGTGAAGAGCGCCAATCCGTCCTGGCTGACGGTGTCCAAGGATCAACGTCGCCTGTTCGTGGTCAACGAAAACGGCCCGGGTCAGTCCGATCCGGTAGGGCGTGTCAGCAGCTATGCGATCGACCCCAAGACCCACGAGTTGAGCCTGATCAGCCAGGTGCAAACCCTGGGTAGCGAACCGACGCATTCGAGCGTCAGCGGCGACGCCAGTCACCTGTTTGTCAGCAACTACTCGGTGGCTGAAGACCCGGGCGGCACCTTGGCGGTGTTACCGGTGGGCACCGATGGCACGCTCAAACCGGTGGTGCAGATGAGCAGTCATCCGTCCAGCCGGGTCAACCCCGAGCGGCAGAAGTCGGCGCATGTGCATTCGGTGGTTTCATCGCCGGATGGCCAATACGTGTTTTCCAACGACTTGGGAGCGGACAAGATCTTCGTCTATCGCTTCGATCCCAAGGCCAATCCGGAACGGCCGTTGACCGCCGCCAAACCGGCGTCCGTCCAGTTGCCACCCGGCAGCGGGCCGCGACACTTGCTGTTCAGCGCCGATGGCAAGCACGCCTGGCTGACCCTGGAGATGAGCGCGCAGGTCGCGGTGTTCGATTACCGCGACGGCACACTTGAGCAAACGCAGTTGGTCGATCTGGCGGCGGGGCTGCCGACATCGGGCAAGGCTGCGGCTGCGCTTCACGCCTCGGCTGACGGCAAGTTCCTTTACGTCAGCAACCGTGGCACCACCAATCAGTTGCTGGTATTCGCCATCGACCCGGCGACCGGGCACCTCAAGGAGCTTCAGCGCCGCTCCGTGGACGGTGATCACCCGCGCGAGTTCAGCCTCGATCCGAGTGGCAAGTTCGTGCTGATTGCCAACCAGAAGAGCAACCAGATTGTCGTCGTCGAGCGCGATGCCAAGACCGGTCTGTTGGGTAAAACCGTGCAGAAACTGCCGATGGATGCCCCCAGCGATCTCAAGTTCCTGGTGCGTCAATAG
- a CDS encoding glutathione S-transferase, with amino-acid sequence MNTLYSFRRCPYAMRARMALRYSGVEVDIVEVSLKAKPAEMLALSSKGTVPVLSVDGRVMDESLEIMRWALAQNDPQNWLLKDNPQGQARSAALIEENDQVFKGHLNRYKYAERYPEQSREFYRSEGEVFLRKLDELLEGRDYLLAGHPSLADVALMPFVRQFAHVDREWFGHTPYVRLQAWLQRFIESELFTSVMQK; translated from the coding sequence ATGAATACGCTGTATTCATTCCGCCGCTGCCCCTACGCCATGCGCGCACGCATGGCGCTGCGTTATTCAGGGGTTGAGGTGGATATCGTCGAGGTCAGCCTCAAGGCCAAACCGGCCGAAATGCTCGCACTGTCGAGCAAAGGCACGGTGCCGGTGCTGAGTGTGGATGGACGGGTGATGGATGAGAGCCTGGAAATCATGCGCTGGGCGCTGGCGCAGAATGATCCGCAGAACTGGTTGCTCAAAGATAACCCGCAAGGACAAGCACGCAGCGCCGCACTGATCGAAGAAAACGATCAGGTGTTCAAGGGGCACCTGAATCGCTACAAGTACGCCGAGCGTTATCCCGAGCAATCGAGGGAGTTTTACCGGTCTGAGGGCGAGGTGTTCTTGCGCAAGCTGGATGAATTGCTGGAGGGGCGCGACTACTTGCTGGCCGGGCATCCGAGCCTGGCGGATGTCGCCTTGATGCCGTTCGTACGGCAATTCGCCCACGTGGATCGCGAGTGGTTCGGGCATACGCCTTATGTGCGATTGCAGGCGTGGTTGCAACGCTTTATCGAGTCAGAACTGTTCACCAGTGTGATGCAGAAATAA